ATAAATATGTAAAAGATAATCCTGAAGGTAATAACACTAACTCTATCCAAAGCCGGTACACGCTTCGCGCTAACGTAGATGTAGATGTAACGAAAACTACGTTGGTGAGTATCGACCTCTCTGGTTTGTTCGCAGCGAGAAATGCGCCGAACACGTCAGCCGCCACTATCATGAATTTGGCGAACAGGCTTCCGCCGACCAACCCGATATTTAACCCTAACGGTTCACTTTTCGGGAACGGCACTTACACGCAGAACATTTACGGCGAAGTAACGAACCGTGGCTACCAGGTGTATTATAACAGCACCATCCAGGGGACATTTGCTACTAAACAGAAACTCGATTTCTGGGTGAAAGGATTGTCTGTCCGGGGCGCTATGTCGTTCGATAATACCTTTCAGCCGGTTACCACCTATGGTCGTAACTATGCGGTATTTTCTCCTATCTACAATGCATCCGGGCAAGTTACCGGTTATGCGCAAACTGGTGCTGACACTCGTATAGATCCAAATGGTGGACTAGGGTACGGAGAGCACAGGCGTCGTACGTATGGCGAGGTGTCGATCAACTATGACAGGTCTTTCGGCAAACATGCATTTACAGGCATGTTGATGGCCAACCGTCAGAAAGATGTAATCCAATCGCGCATCCCTTATGCAAAACAATCGCTGATGGCAAGGGCTACTTATAACTACGACCTTCGCTACCTGTTCGAAGTAAGTGCTGCTTACCATGGATCTGAAAACTTTCCCAAAGGTCAGCGTTATGGCCTGTTCCCTGCCGTATCTGGCGGTTGGGTAATTTCAGAGGAAGATTTTCTTAAAGGCAACAGGGCGATCAGCTACCTGAAACTCCGCGGCTCCTACGGCGAGGTGGGTAACGACCAGGGCGGCGGCGATCGTTTCCTTTGGTTTACATCCTGGGCAGGTGCCACGCAATACTGGTTCGGCCCGAGCGCTTCACAGGCCAATGGCTGGGCGCAAGGAGCTATCGGCAACCCGGACGTAACCTGGGAACGTGGCCGCAAAGCAAATGTCGGTATCGAAACAAAACTATGGGGTGAGCTTTTCGGGCTTACACTTGATGTGTTCCATGAACGCAGAAGCGATATCCTTTCAGGAAGAAACACCCTCTCTGATGTATTCGGACAAAGTGTGAAACAGCAAAACATCGGCCGCGTGGTTAACAAGGGTATTGATTTGGAATTTTCGCACGAACAACGCTTTGGCAAGTTCAGGTACATGATTAAACCAAACGTCACTTTCGCACGGAACAAAATACTTGACTATGACGAGCAGCCGCGCGCCTATCCATGGATGCGCCGTACTGGCCATCCGGTAGGCACCAAGTTCGGCTTGTTGTATGACGGTCTGTTTGTAGACCAGGCGGAAATTACCCGCAGCGCGCAGCAACGTTTTTCAGGTACGGTATTCCCCGGTGACATTAAGTACAAAGACCTTAACGGCGACAATGTAGTCGACGCCTTCGACGAAACCGTTATTGGTTACTCCCGCACGCCGGAATTTATGTTTGGTATTAACCTGCAAACCAGCTGGAATGGTATCGATCTCACGATGCTCTTCCAGGGCGCAGACCGCACCGATGTAAGGTTGGATAATGAAGCGGTGTACGAGTTCTTCCAGGAAGGTAAAGTAAAACCTATCCACCTCAACCGCTGGACACCAGAGCGCGCATCGATCGCTACGTATCCGAGGTTACACTACGGCAAAAACGAAAACAATCACCGCGCGTCAGATTATTGGGTAAGAAGCGCTGCTTACATGCGTTTGAAAAACATGGAGATCGGCTACACTCTGCCACGCGCCGTAACCACCCGCTGGAAAATGAAATCAGCCCGTGTGTACGTAAACGGCACGAACCTGCTTACCTGGGACAAACTTACCGACTTTGACGTAGATCCCGAAGTAGGCGATGGCAATGCTGCCATGTATCCGATACAGCGCGTATTTAACGCCGGTGTGTACGTGACCTTCTAATTTTAAAATCATTTACATGAAACGATCCTTCTTCAACATATTTTACATTGCCGCACTGGCGGGCATGCTAACGTCCTGCGAAAAAGGCTTCCTGGACAGGGCGGCCACGAACCAGCAGCAGGACAAAGACATCTTTTCCAATTATGAAACCACGAACCAGGTAATCGCCAACCTCTATTCCCGCACGCCACGTGTATTGCGGTATGTAGGAGGCAACTCGATGCTGGCTTCTGCAACCGACGAATCGAAAGACGCATCAACCTGGATGAATTCGTTCCGTTTTAACAACGGCTCCTGGTCGGGCAGCGATAACCCGATTGGAAACTCATGGCGCGATTGCTACGTTGCGATACGCCAGGCGAATTCGATACTCGAGGGCATTGAAAAATATGGCACCCCCGACGATCCCAACAACCCGGGCTTCCTGCAATTCCGCAGAGGAGAGGTATTTTTCCTTCGTGCGTTTTTTCTAGCGGAATTGATGAAACAATTCGGAGGCGTGATCATCGTTACCAAAACGGTAGACATTAATGATCTCACCATACTGAACGGCAAGCGCAGCACGTATGACAGTTGCCTTGCGCAAGTAATCAAAGATTGTGATTCCGCTTACAACCTGCTTCCGGCAGAGTCGTGGGAGCCCGAACACTCGGGCATGATTGGCAGGGTCAAGAAAGGTGTGGCCCTTGCGCTTAAATCCAGGATGACGCTTTATGCCGCCAGTCCACTCTGGGCAATTGCCGGAAAAACAGGCCCTAAAGGCGACATCAGTCCGCAAAAAACGGCTTCTGATCCCGAGAAGTGGGCAGCTGCAGCGGCAGCAGCCAAAGCAGTCATAGAAGCTAAGGACAGGAAAGGTCAGATTGCGTATCAACTAGAGCCGAACCTCGCGGCGCGGCAGGCGATGTTCATCAGCAAAACACTTACGAGCAGGGAAGTGATCTGGATGCGTATGAAAGATGACAACCAGGACTTCGACCGGTATGCATTTCCATTCGGAAGCAGCGGATGGTCAGGTGCGTCTCCTTCACAAAACCTGGCAGGTGACTATGAAATGCAGGCTACTGGCTTGCATCCGTCCGCTCCCGGCTCGGGCTACAATCCGGCGCAACCTTTCGTTGGACGTGACCCACGCTTTTACACTGACATCTTGTATAACGATGCAACTTTCAAAAACAGGCGGTTGGAATACTGGTCTAAAACAGACACCTGGCCGGTTGGTAAAGATGAAATGAGCACTGCCACCGACCATAGCCGCACAGGCTATTCCATGCGCAAACTGGTGGATGCGGGTTACACCGTAAACCAGGGCCCTAACCACGACTTTCATGGCATCGTTTACAGGCTTGCAGAGTTTTATCTCAACTATGCAGAGGCGCAAAACGAAGTACTGGCTGCTCCCGACCAAAGCGTTTACGATGCGATCAACGCGGTGCGTGTAAGAGCAGGCGTAAAGCCAATTTTGGTTGGCACGATGACCAAAGAACAAATGCGCGATGCAGTGCGACACGAAAGAAGAATAGAACTCGCATTTGAAGGCCATCGCTTCTGGGACGTTCGCCGGTGGAAGATCGCCTCAGAAACAGAAACAGCGCTGTGGGGCATGAAAACCACCAAAAACCCCGACGGATCTTTCACTTATGAAGTAGTAAAAGTGGAAGACAGGCCGTTCGCCCCACGCATGTATATGATTCCCATC
This genomic interval from Chitinophaga horti contains the following:
- a CDS encoding SusC/RagA family TonB-linked outer membrane protein, which codes for MKRKTTHFLRLLLCVLLHALATTAIAQTRPVTGRVVDSVGQAMPGVTVVAKGTQVGTQTTADGAFAFNVPESSTTLIFTMIGYKTTEANITAGGMTVRLNANTSALQDVVIVGYGTQRKVTVTGAIATVATKELLQSPVSNLTNALAGRLPGLITTQRSGEPGVDASTLYIRGIATTGTATPLIIVDGVERPIDYVDPNDIATFSILKDAASTAVFGMRGANGVVLVTTKRGNVGPPSVNFTMQGGYQEANKMPKYLNSYDYATLRNEAVRNDNPAASLPFSAEQLEGFKNGTLPNTNYYDFIMQASPQSSANLNISGGAPNVRYYISAGYSRYAGNYKYVKDNPEGNNTNSIQSRYTLRANVDVDVTKTTLVSIDLSGLFAARNAPNTSAATIMNLANRLPPTNPIFNPNGSLFGNGTYTQNIYGEVTNRGYQVYYNSTIQGTFATKQKLDFWVKGLSVRGAMSFDNTFQPVTTYGRNYAVFSPIYNASGQVTGYAQTGADTRIDPNGGLGYGEHRRRTYGEVSINYDRSFGKHAFTGMLMANRQKDVIQSRIPYAKQSLMARATYNYDLRYLFEVSAAYHGSENFPKGQRYGLFPAVSGGWVISEEDFLKGNRAISYLKLRGSYGEVGNDQGGGDRFLWFTSWAGATQYWFGPSASQANGWAQGAIGNPDVTWERGRKANVGIETKLWGELFGLTLDVFHERRSDILSGRNTLSDVFGQSVKQQNIGRVVNKGIDLEFSHEQRFGKFRYMIKPNVTFARNKILDYDEQPRAYPWMRRTGHPVGTKFGLLYDGLFVDQAEITRSAQQRFSGTVFPGDIKYKDLNGDNVVDAFDETVIGYSRTPEFMFGINLQTSWNGIDLTMLFQGADRTDVRLDNEAVYEFFQEGKVKPIHLNRWTPERASIATYPRLHYGKNENNHRASDYWVRSAAYMRLKNMEIGYTLPRAVTTRWKMKSARVYVNGTNLLTWDKLTDFDVDPEVGDGNAAMYPIQRVFNAGVYVTF
- a CDS encoding RagB/SusD family nutrient uptake outer membrane protein; the protein is MKRSFFNIFYIAALAGMLTSCEKGFLDRAATNQQQDKDIFSNYETTNQVIANLYSRTPRVLRYVGGNSMLASATDESKDASTWMNSFRFNNGSWSGSDNPIGNSWRDCYVAIRQANSILEGIEKYGTPDDPNNPGFLQFRRGEVFFLRAFFLAELMKQFGGVIIVTKTVDINDLTILNGKRSTYDSCLAQVIKDCDSAYNLLPAESWEPEHSGMIGRVKKGVALALKSRMTLYAASPLWAIAGKTGPKGDISPQKTASDPEKWAAAAAAAKAVIEAKDRKGQIAYQLEPNLAARQAMFISKTLTSREVIWMRMKDDNQDFDRYAFPFGSSGWSGASPSQNLAGDYEMQATGLHPSAPGSGYNPAQPFVGRDPRFYTDILYNDATFKNRRLEYWSKTDTWPVGKDEMSTATDHSRTGYSMRKLVDAGYTVNQGPNHDFHGIVYRLAEFYLNYAEAQNEVLAAPDQSVYDAINAVRVRAGVKPILVGTMTKEQMRDAVRHERRIELAFEGHRFWDVRRWKIASETETALWGMKTTKNPDGSFTYEVVKVEDRPFAPRMYMIPITQDETLRNPNLEQNPEW